A genomic segment from Polyangium mundeleinium encodes:
- a CDS encoding response regulator — protein sequence MRERRPGRPGPWGHEEDGTEIHLPTPKVLIVDDTPANLLAFEVALEPLGYEIVKAASGRDALRYLLTMDVSLVLMDVQMPDMNGIETVKLIKQSRRHRYIPILFITAVHRSMSFILEGYETGAVDYVLKPCQPSILRSKVTVLVELFRQKEIVKRQAALLRAREREAMERRCELRYQGVIEAMPICVWTTNGKGHFHYANDAWSRYAGLGGPRDVGRGLLEALHPDDRGHVTEVWRKALGRRLGVTVQARLRRSDGAYRWHIARAVPQRDEGRVTGWILTATDIDEQKRAEEAAHRARKEAEAANCEIMKDEFLATVSHELNTPLTAIVGWSSLLRTGTLDGPIAARGLATIARSAEAERRVVEDILDASRIATGRLLLHLAPIDPTAIIDEAIDALRPLARAKGITFECEMKSRGAVMMADPDRLWQVTWKLVFNAIKFTPSGGRVDVRFEHLGKRFLLTVSDTGEGIAQGRLPQVFEYFSQEDNSTKRKHGGLGLGLAIVRKLVELHGGSVSATSAGKGAGATFTVSLPSRKEPEGAEVPAEVPRVTNYERRILEGIRVLLALPDAEAKELVADVLQRRGATVFSVASAEEAVGFVAESAPDVVVSEMGMPGRDNAAFVERLRARDGHALPVIAVLEVGEADQAWEALCAGFRGYVAKPIHPAHLVAAIARIGRGRGETEGGATACKTIRG from the coding sequence ATGCGGGAGAGACGACCAGGGCGGCCGGGCCCTTGGGGGCACGAGGAGGACGGCACGGAGATCCACCTCCCGACGCCCAAGGTGCTGATCGTGGACGACACGCCCGCGAACCTGCTCGCCTTCGAGGTCGCGCTCGAACCGCTCGGCTACGAAATCGTGAAAGCAGCGTCCGGCCGCGACGCCCTGCGATACCTCCTCACGATGGATGTTTCGCTGGTGCTCATGGACGTGCAAATGCCGGACATGAACGGCATCGAGACCGTCAAGCTCATCAAGCAGAGCCGGCGCCACCGGTACATCCCGATTCTCTTCATCACGGCCGTTCATCGCAGCATGTCCTTCATCCTCGAAGGGTACGAGACCGGCGCCGTCGATTACGTGTTGAAGCCTTGCCAGCCGAGCATCCTCCGGTCGAAGGTGACGGTGCTCGTCGAGCTCTTCCGGCAGAAGGAAATCGTCAAGCGGCAGGCCGCGCTCCTCCGCGCGCGCGAGCGGGAGGCGATGGAGCGGCGGTGCGAGCTGCGCTATCAAGGCGTCATCGAGGCGATGCCCATCTGCGTGTGGACCACGAACGGCAAGGGGCATTTTCATTATGCAAACGACGCCTGGTCCCGGTACGCAGGGCTCGGCGGCCCGCGGGACGTGGGGCGGGGGCTGCTCGAAGCGCTCCACCCGGACGATCGGGGCCACGTGACCGAGGTGTGGCGGAAGGCGCTCGGGCGGCGGCTCGGGGTGACGGTGCAGGCGCGGCTGCGGCGGTCGGACGGGGCCTATCGCTGGCACATCGCCCGCGCGGTGCCGCAGCGGGACGAGGGCCGCGTGACGGGATGGATCCTGACGGCGACCGACATCGACGAGCAAAAGCGCGCCGAGGAAGCGGCGCACCGGGCGCGAAAGGAGGCCGAGGCCGCGAACTGCGAAATCATGAAAGACGAATTCCTCGCCACGGTCTCGCACGAGCTCAACACGCCGCTCACGGCGATCGTCGGCTGGTCGAGCCTGCTCCGCACGGGCACGCTCGACGGGCCGATCGCAGCGCGCGGGCTCGCCACGATCGCGCGGAGCGCCGAGGCGGAGCGCCGGGTCGTCGAGGACATCCTCGACGCCTCGCGCATCGCGACCGGCCGTCTGCTTTTGCACCTCGCGCCGATCGACCCGACGGCGATCATCGACGAAGCCATCGACGCCTTGCGCCCGCTCGCACGCGCGAAAGGGATCACCTTCGAATGCGAGATGAAATCGCGCGGCGCGGTGATGATGGCAGATCCCGATCGGCTGTGGCAGGTGACGTGGAAGCTCGTCTTCAATGCGATCAAGTTCACGCCGTCCGGCGGGCGTGTCGACGTGCGGTTCGAGCACCTCGGCAAACGATTCTTGCTGACGGTGTCGGACACGGGCGAAGGAATCGCACAGGGACGGCTCCCCCAGGTGTTCGAGTATTTCAGCCAGGAGGATAACTCGACGAAGCGCAAGCACGGCGGGCTCGGGCTCGGCCTCGCGATCGTGCGCAAGCTCGTGGAGCTGCACGGTGGATCGGTGAGCGCGACGAGCGCGGGCAAAGGGGCGGGAGCGACGTTCACGGTGTCGCTCCCGTCGCGCAAGGAGCCGGAGGGGGCGGAGGTTCCGGCCGAGGTGCCGCGCGTGACGAATTACGAGCGGCGGATCCTGGAGGGGATTCGCGTGCTCCTGGCCCTTCCGGACGCGGAGGCAAAGGAGCTCGTCGCGGACGTGCTGCAACGGCGAGGCGCGACGGTGTTCTCGGTGGCGTCGGCGGAGGAGGCGGTGGGCTTCGTGGCGGAATCGGCGCCGGACGTGGTGGTGAGCGAGATGGGGATGCCCGGGAGAGACAACGCGGCGTTCGTGGAACGATTGCGCGCGCGGGATGGCCACGCGCTGCCGGTGATCGCGGTGCTGGAGGTGGGGGAAGCGGATCAGGCGTGGGAGGCGCTCTGCGCGGGGTTTCGAGGGTACGTCGCGAAGCCGATCCACCCGGCGCATCTCGTGGCGGCGATTGCGAGGATCGGGCGGGGGCGGGGCGAGACGGAGGGCGGGGCTACGGCTTGCAAGACAATCCGTGGATGA
- a CDS encoding response regulator transcription factor codes for MKVLIVEDDTRVAKFVARVLTEEGYVADVCANGADATQQAQSGMYNLILLDWMLPDVDGLSVCRTLRRAGLATPILMLTARGELRERVLGLETGADDYLVKPFEIEELLARIRALVRRSSAFSKLACGDLEIDRMNRRALLRGAALDLTGREYTLLLHLALRVDRVAPKSELLAHVWEMKFDPGTNIVEVHVSRLRDKLGEHAWMIETVRGVGYRLRAERAP; via the coding sequence ATGAAGGTGCTCATCGTCGAGGACGACACGCGGGTCGCGAAGTTCGTCGCCCGTGTCCTCACGGAGGAGGGCTACGTGGCCGACGTCTGCGCGAACGGCGCCGATGCCACGCAGCAAGCCCAGTCAGGGATGTACAATCTCATCCTCCTCGACTGGATGCTGCCGGACGTCGACGGCCTCTCCGTCTGCCGGACGCTGCGCCGCGCGGGCCTCGCCACGCCCATCCTCATGCTCACCGCGCGTGGCGAGCTGCGTGAGCGTGTCCTCGGGCTGGAGACAGGCGCAGACGATTACCTGGTCAAGCCCTTCGAGATCGAGGAGCTGCTCGCGCGCATCCGGGCGCTCGTGCGACGCTCGTCGGCGTTCTCCAAGCTCGCGTGCGGGGACCTGGAGATCGATCGGATGAACCGCCGCGCGCTCCTCCGCGGCGCCGCGCTGGATCTCACGGGCCGCGAGTACACGCTCCTCCTGCACCTCGCCCTCCGCGTCGATCGCGTGGCGCCGAAGTCGGAGCTGCTCGCGCACGTATGGGAGATGAAGTTCGACCCCGGGACGAACATCGTCGAGGTGCACGTGAGCCGCCTGCGGGACAAGCTCGGCGAGCATGCCTGGATGATCGAGACGGTGCGCGGCGTCGGCTACCGGCTGCGCGCAGAGAGGGCCCCGTGA